One window of Elaeis guineensis isolate ETL-2024a chromosome 11, EG11, whole genome shotgun sequence genomic DNA carries:
- the LOC105035944 gene encoding uncharacterized protein, with protein MASFYSSSTLLCLTLVLLFCARCTLGGITCESLDRSTCAFAVSSSGMRCVLENRLRRGGREEFSCRTSDIEAENLKDWVETDECINACGLTRNTVGISSDSLLELQFAQKLCSSQCYQECPNIVDLYFNLAAGEGVFLPKLCQASSNARRGMAEIKSSSAAAAGTV; from the exons ATGGCTTCCTTTTATAGCTCAAGCACCCTACTGTGCCTAACTCTTGTTCTTCTCTTCTGTGCTCGGTGCACCCTCG GAGGCATCACTTGCGAGAGCCTGGACAGAAGCACCTGTGCCTTTGCGGTGTCGTCCTCCGGCATGCGCTGCGTGCTCGAGAACCGGTTGCGGAGGGGAGGACGGGAGGAGTTCTCCTGCCGCACATCAGACATCGAGGCTGAGAACCTCAAGGACTGGGTGGAGACCGACGAGTGCATCAATGCCTGTGGACTCACTCGGAACACCGTGGGGATCTCATCGGACTCTCTGTTAGAGCTTCAATTTGCTCAGAAGCTGTGCTCATCTCAATGCTACCAGGAATGCCCCAACATTGTTGATCTATACTTCAACCTTGCAGCTGGTGAAG GTGTGTTCCTTCCAAAGTTATGTCAGGCATCATCGAATGCTCGCCGTGGCATGGCAGAGATCAAGAGCTCCAGTGCAGCAGCTGCAGGGACTGTATGA